Genomic segment of Actinomycetes bacterium:
GGGGTGCCCTCGGAACCGGGTGAGCTCGTCGGTTCTTCAGGTGGGGGTGGTGGCAGGTTTGGGTCGCTCATGGGTCCTCATCCCCTCGGAGTCCGATCTCGGCTCAGACCGTAGCGATCATCGCGGCGGACCGGTAGCCACCACGCGGATGGTTGTGCGGGAGACTTGGCCGCATGACCATCCCGTCGTTGGCCGGTGTCGCGCCGGATCTGGAGCGGTTCCGGGCGCTGGCCGTCGACCGCCGGGTCATTCCGGTGACCCGGCGGCTGCTCGCGGACGGCGACACCCCGGTGGGCCTGTACCACCGGTTGGCGCAGGGTCGCCCCGGCACCTTCCTGCTGGAGTCGGCTGAGCACGGCCGGGTGTGGTCGCGGTACTCCTTCGTCGGCGTCCGCTCAGCGGCGACCCTCACCGAACGTGGCGGGCAGGCGCACTGGACCGGCACGCCCCCGGTCGGGGTGCCCACCGCGGGCGACCCGCTCGCGGCGCTGCGGGACACGCTGGCCCTGCTGCACACCCCGCGGCTGCCCGACCTGCCGCCGCTCACCGGGGGCATGGTCGGCTTCATCGGCTATGACGTCGTGCGCCGGCTCGAGCGGCTGCCCGAGCTGGCCAAGGACGACCTGCGGCTGCCCGAGCTGGCCATGCTGTTCGCCACCGACCTGGCCGTGCTCGACCACGAGGACGGCTCGGTGCTGCTCATCGCCAACGCGGTGAACTACGACGCGACCGACGAGCGGGTCGACGAGGCGTGGGCCGACGCGGTCGCCCGGCTGGACCGGATGACCGCCGACCTGTCCCGGCCGGCGCCGCCGCTGGCCGTCGACCTGGACTGGACGGCGCAGCCGCAGGCGACCAGCAACACCGAGCGCGACCGGTTCCTGGCCAGCGTGGAGCGGGCCAAGGAGGAGATCCGGGCCGGCGAGGCGTTCCAGGTCGTGGTCTCCCAGCGGTTCGAGCTGGACACCACGGCGAGCGCCTTCGACGTGTACCGGGTGCTGCGGGTGACCAACCCCAGCCCGTACATGTACCTGCTGCGCTTCGACGGCTACGACGTCGTCGGGTCCAGCCCGGAGGCGCTGGTGAAGTGCCGCGAGGGCCGCGCCATGCTGCACCCGATCGCCGGCACCCGCTGGCGCGGGGCGACCCCGGAGGAGGACGCGCAGCTGGCCATCGACCTGCTGGCCGATGAGAAGGAGCGGGCCGAGCACCTCATGCTCGTCGACCTGGGACGCAACGACCTGGGCCGGATCTGCGCGCCGGGCACGGTCGAGGTGGTCGACTTCATGTCGGTCGAGCGGTACAGCCACGTCATGCACATCGTGTCGTCCGTGGTCGGCACGGTCCGGTCGGACCGGACGGCGTTCGACGTGCTCACGGCCTGCTTCCCGGCCGGGACCCTCAGCGGAGCCCCCAAGCCGCGGGCCATGGAGATCATCGAGGAGCTGGAGCCGACGCGGCGCGGCCTGTACGGCGGGGCCGTGGGCTACCTCGACTTCGCCGGCGACCTGGACGCCGCCATCGCGATCCGCACCGCGCTGCTGCGGGACGGCCGGGCCTACGTGCAGGCCGGGGGCGGCATCGTCGCCGACTCGGTGCCGGAGCGGGAGGAGAGGGAGAGCCGGGACAAGGCCGCCGCGGTGCTGCGGGCGGTTGCCGTGGCCGGGTCCTTCCGGCCAGTCGGATGAGCGCGCGCCGCGAGTTCGTCGCCGCCCTGGTGCTGATGGCCGTCGGCTCCGGGCTGGCCCTGCTGGCCGCGGGCCGGACCTGGGCCACGGCCACCGCGGCCGACCCGGGTGCACCGGCGGTGACGGTGGCGGTGACCGGGCGGGAGCTCGCGCCGGCGGTGTCCGCCCTCGCGGTGGTGGGGCTGGCCGGCCTGATGGCCGTGCCGTCGACCCGCGGCGTGCTGCGGCGGCTCGTCGGCGCCCTGCTGGCCGCCGCCGGCGCCGGCATCGTCGTCGCGTCCGTCGCGGTGGGCCGGGACACCGCCGCCGCGGTGTTGGGCCCGCTGGCCAGCCGGCTGGGGGTCACCCGGGTGCCGAGCGCCGCCACCACGGCGACGCCATGGTGGCTGGTGGCCGTCGTCGGCGGGGCGCTGCTGCTGGTCGCCGGGCTGGCCACGGCGGTGCGCGGCCCGCGCTGGTCCGGGATGTCCGCCCGGTACGACGCGCCGGCTGGGTCCGGGTCGCAGCCGGAGGTGGCGGACCGCTCGTCGGCCGACGTCTGGGCCGCGCTGGACCGGGGGGAGGACCCCACCACGGGCGCCGACCTGCCAGAATGACCGCACCCGACCCTCGAGGAGCCCCGGCGATGGCCGACCACCCCCACGACAACCACGGCAAGACCCCCGCCGCCTGGACCGCGGTCACCCTGGTGATGCTCGGTTTCCTGATCGGCTCGATCGCCGTGCTCGTGGAGTCCGTGTGGCTGTTCGTTGCCGGCGTGGTCGTCATCATCGCCGGCGCCGTGGCCGGCAAGGTGATGCAGATGATGGGTCTGGGTGCGACCCCCGGGACCAAGGCGGCCGGACCGCAGTGACCTCACTGGCGGCCGACACCGAGCGGGCTGCGGTACGCAGCCGGGGCGCTCGGCTGGTCGGACCGCTGGCGGTCGCCGCGGGAGTGCTCGCGTCGGTCGGCCTGCTCGCCGCCGTCGACCCCAACCAGCCCGGTCACTTCCCCACCTGCCCGTTCAAGGCCATGACCGGCCTGGACTGCCCGTTCTGCGGCGGCCTGCGCGCGGTCCACGACCTCGCCCACGGCAACGTCGTGGCCGCGCTCGATCGCAACGTCCTGGTGGTCCTTGCCGTTCCGGTCGTGGCCTTCGCCTGGCTGCAGTGGCTGCGCCGGGCGGTCCGGCCGGGCACGGCGCCGCGGCGCGAGGTGCCACCGTGGCTGGTGCGTGCCGTGATCGTCCTCGTGCTCGTGTTCTGGGTGGTCCGCAACATCCCCGGTGTGCCGTTCCTGGGCTCGGGGGTCGGCTGACGGAGGACCTCCCGCGCCCGGTTACCCTGGGCCGGGTCCAACGGGTTGACCGGATCGGGGGAACACGCGCGTGACCGTGCTCGACGAGATCCTCCTTGGGGTGCGCGCCGACCTGGCCGAGCGGCAGGCCGCCGTCCCCCTCGACGATCTCAAGGAGCGCGCGACCTCCCTGCCGTCGGCCCGCGACGGCGTCCGGGCGCTACGCCGCGACGACGTCGTCACGGTGATCGCCGAGGTCAAGCGGCGCAGCCCCTCCAAGGGCGACCTGGCCTCGATCAGCGACCCCGCGGCGCTGGCCCAGGACTACGAGTCCGGCGGGGCGGCCGTGGTCAGCGTGCTTACCGAGCAGCGCCGCTTCTGCGGCACCCTCGCCGATCTGGACGCCGTCCGGGCCGCGGTGGACATCCCGGTGCTGCGCAAGGACTTCATCGTCTCCAGCTACCAGCTGTGGGAGGCGCGGGCGCACGGCGCCGACCTGGTGCTGCTGATCGTCTCGGCGCTGGAGCAGCCGGCCCTGGTGTCGCTCGTCGAGCGGGCCGTCTCGATCGGCCTCACCCCGCTCGTCGAGTGCCACGACGCCGAGGAGGTCTCCCGCGCGATCGACGCCGGAGCCCGCATCGTGGGGATCAACGCCCGCGACCTGCGGACCCTCGAGGTGGACCGCACCCTGTTCGCCCGGCTGGCCCCGACCGTCCCGGACTCCGTGGTCCGGGTGGCCGAGTCCGGGGTGCGCGGCCCGCACGACCTGATCGAGTACGCGCGCGCCGGGGCGGACGCCGTCCT
This window contains:
- a CDS encoding anthranilate synthase component I translates to MTIPSLAGVAPDLERFRALAVDRRVIPVTRRLLADGDTPVGLYHRLAQGRPGTFLLESAEHGRVWSRYSFVGVRSAATLTERGGQAHWTGTPPVGVPTAGDPLAALRDTLALLHTPRLPDLPPLTGGMVGFIGYDVVRRLERLPELAKDDLRLPELAMLFATDLAVLDHEDGSVLLIANAVNYDATDERVDEAWADAVARLDRMTADLSRPAPPLAVDLDWTAQPQATSNTERDRFLASVERAKEEIRAGEAFQVVVSQRFELDTTASAFDVYRVLRVTNPSPYMYLLRFDGYDVVGSSPEALVKCREGRAMLHPIAGTRWRGATPEEDAQLAIDLLADEKERAEHLMLVDLGRNDLGRICAPGTVEVVDFMSVERYSHVMHIVSSVVGTVRSDRTAFDVLTACFPAGTLSGAPKPRAMEIIEELEPTRRGLYGGAVGYLDFAGDLDAAIAIRTALLRDGRAYVQAGGGIVADSVPEREERESRDKAAAVLRAVAVAGSFRPVG
- a CDS encoding TIGR02234 family membrane protein, yielding MSARREFVAALVLMAVGSGLALLAAGRTWATATAADPGAPAVTVAVTGRELAPAVSALAVVGLAGLMAVPSTRGVLRRLVGALLAAAGAGIVVASVAVGRDTAAAVLGPLASRLGVTRVPSAATTATPWWLVAVVGGALLLVAGLATAVRGPRWSGMSARYDAPAGSGSQPEVADRSSADVWAALDRGEDPTTGADLPE
- a CDS encoding HGxxPAAW family protein, producing the protein MADHPHDNHGKTPAAWTAVTLVMLGFLIGSIAVLVESVWLFVAGVVVIIAGAVAGKVMQMMGLGATPGTKAAGPQ
- a CDS encoding DUF2752 domain-containing protein, translated to MTSLAADTERAAVRSRGARLVGPLAVAAGVLASVGLLAAVDPNQPGHFPTCPFKAMTGLDCPFCGGLRAVHDLAHGNVVAALDRNVLVVLAVPVVAFAWLQWLRRAVRPGTAPRREVPPWLVRAVIVLVLVFWVVRNIPGVPFLGSGVG
- the trpC gene encoding indole-3-glycerol phosphate synthase TrpC: MTVLDEILLGVRADLAERQAAVPLDDLKERATSLPSARDGVRALRRDDVVTVIAEVKRRSPSKGDLASISDPAALAQDYESGGAAVVSVLTEQRRFCGTLADLDAVRAAVDIPVLRKDFIVSSYQLWEARAHGADLVLLIVSALEQPALVSLVERAVSIGLTPLVECHDAEEVSRAIDAGARIVGINARDLRTLEVDRTLFARLAPTVPDSVVRVAESGVRGPHDLIEYARAGADAVLVGESLVTGGDPRTAVVELVTAGSHPALRHGRGGQ